One window of the Penaeus monodon isolate SGIC_2016 chromosome 1, NSTDA_Pmon_1, whole genome shotgun sequence genome contains the following:
- the LOC119577302 gene encoding translation initiation factor IF-2-like: MSERLGTGGLLAAAAGGFRLGALHPLMHPPRMSPSPELYLEAHADLQPLDFSTKKGKMSPASDAGENSDSDRCSLPEEGPGGGALNLAPERPVWSRSSESGVSVTSASPDRPASPPGLHGPPSPMATSPPRGLQPHLGSLQQQLHAHLAHAPTSAPAAALNSTLLSQLHSNPLLFSTLQSALSKSKMGGHPFKAHLPARSASPPPMDYPAASSSPTPLHPALARAPAGLGGLPGGAGLGGGGFGGGGLGGSGLGGSGLGGGGLGGPGLGPGGLAGSGLAGGGGLLGPGALGMSSGSPNPAGGLGALDGLVGGLGGGLGGGGGPGSLGGVMGGRGAMAGGMGGAQGEAALNAESNEAYSRFRDQMLAQVTSAKARRSQASRTSSQGSGDARGADAALDSNMDSSQDFAGDAPEAKAREDGLDAGDTQSCTSSSGSGGGTKRRGRASGDGVKDEAYWERRRKNNEAAKRSRDARRAKEDEIAIRAAFLEQENLKLRVEVASLKSETAKLRCMLYNS; encoded by the coding sequence ATGAGCGAGCGCCTGGGCACCGGCGGCCTGCTGGCGGCGGCCGCGGGCGGGTTCCGCCTGGGGGCGCTGCACCCCCTCATGCACCCCCCGCGCATGTCGCCCTCGCCCGAGCTCTACCTCGAGGCGCACGCGGACCTGCAGCCGCTCGACTTCTCGACCAAGAAGGGCAAGATGTCCCCCGCCAGCGACGCCGGCGAGAACAGTGACAGCGACCGCTGCAGCCTGCCGGAGGAGGGCCCCGGCGGCGGCGCCCTCAACCTGGCCCCGGAGCGCCCCGTGTGGTCGCGCTCCTCCGAGTCGGGCGTGTCGGTGACCAGCGCCTCCCCCGACCGGCCGGCCTCGCCCCCCGGCCTGCACGGCCCCCCGTCACCCATGGCCACCAGCCCCCCCAGGGGCCTCCAGCCGCACCTGGGCTCCCTCCAGCAGCAGCTGCACGCCCACCTGGCGCACGCCCCCACGAGCGCGCCCGCGGCCGCCCTCAACTCCACGCTCCTCTCGCAGCTCCACTCCAACCCGCTGCTCTTCTCCACGCTGCAGTCCGCCCTCAGCAAGTCCAAGATGGGCGGCCACCCCTTCAAGGCGCACCTGCCGGCGCGCAGCGCCTCGCCGCCGCCCATGGACTACCCTGCGGCGTCCTCGTCGCCGACGCCCCTGCACCCCGCcctcgcgcgcgcgcccgcgggCCTCGGCGGCCTGCCCGGGGGGGCGGGGCTGGGCGGAGGCGGCTTCGGGGGAGGAGGCCTCGGGGGGAGCGGGCTGGGAGGCTCGGGGCTCGGGGGAGGAGGCCTCGGGGGGCCCGGCTTGGGGCCCGGCGGCCTCGCGGGCTCCGGGCTCGCGGGCGGCGGCGGCCTGCTGGGCCCCGGGGCGCTCGGCATGAGCTCCGGCAGCCCGAACCCCGCCGGCGGCCTCGGCGCCCTGGATGGCCTGGTGGGCGGCCTCGGCGGAGGCCTcgggggcggcggcggcccgGGAAGCCTCGGCGGCGTGATGGGCGGGAGGGGCGCGATGGCCGGAGGCATGGGCGGGGCGCAGGGCGAGGCGGCCCTCAACGCGGAGAGCAACGAGGCCTATTCGAGGTTCCGGGACCAGATGTTGGCGCAGGTGACGTCGGCGAAGGCGCGGCGGTCGCAGGCGTCGCGCACGTCGAGCCAAGGCAGCGGCGACGCCAGGGGCGCTGACGCGGCGCTCGATTCCAACATGGACTCCAGCCAGGATTTCGCTGGGGACGCGCCGGAGGCCAAGGCGAGGGAGGACGGGCTCGACGCAGGGGACACGCAGAGCTGCACGTCGTccagcggcagcggcggcggcaccAAGCGCCGCGGGCGAGCGAGCGGCGACGGCGTCAAGGACGAGGCCTACTGGGAGCGGCGCCGCAAGAACAACGAGGCGGCCAAGAGGTCCCGCGACGCCCGCAGAGCCAAGGAAGACGAGATCGCGATCCGCGCCGCCTTCCTCGAGCAGGAGAACCTCAAGCTCCGCGTGGAAGTGGCGTCGCTCAAGTCCGAGACGGCGAAGCTGCGGTGCATGCTGTACAACAGCTGA